A genomic window from Candidatus Thiocaldithrix dubininis includes:
- a CDS encoding DUF6489 family protein, translating to MNIKVDVDITPEELRRLMGLPDMQEFNRAIMDEMLNRMRMGVEGYDPTAFFKPAMFGGTDTMKRWMDMFSNFALKPTTQTSSSGEKTD from the coding sequence ATGAATATTAAAGTTGATGTGGATATTACCCCAGAAGAATTACGCCGCTTAATGGGGTTGCCGGATATGCAGGAATTCAACCGGGCGATTATGGATGAAATGTTGAATCGTATGCGTATGGGGGTTGAGGGTTACGACCCTACCGCCTTCTTTAAACCGGCTATGTTTGGTGGGACTGACACGATGAAACGTTGGATGGATATGTTTAGTAATTTTGCATTAAAGCCAACGACCCAAACCAGCAGTTCCGGCGAAAAAACGGATTGA
- a CDS encoding HypC/HybG/HupF family hydrogenase formation chaperone, translated as MCLAIPMRVIAVDASGLSATCEAKGQQRQVGLIMLDEVVRIGDYLMISLGQAMQKISVEDAKQTWAYYEEILNFSPSH; from the coding sequence ATGTGTTTAGCAATTCCCATGCGGGTTATCGCCGTGGATGCTAGTGGTTTAAGTGCCACTTGCGAAGCAAAAGGTCAGCAGCGACAGGTTGGCTTAATCATGTTAGATGAAGTAGTACGCATTGGTGATTATTTGATGATTAGCTTAGGGCAAGCCATGCAGAAAATTAGTGTGGAAGATGCCAAGCAAACATGGGCTTATTATGAAGAAATTCTAAACTTTAGCCCCAGCCATTAA
- a CDS encoding HyaD/HybD family hydrogenase maturation endopeptidase — MMLVLGIGNTLLQDEGIGIHLLQYLEAQYPNLPNVTYLDGGTLSFILASEIESHTHLLVLDAVELHAPPGTVCCYRNQAMDEFLGTAKRSAHEVGLLDLLSIARLADALPRERALIGIQYATFAWGLELTPPVAANIPRAAEQAAQLLQEWQTDMQFAPASFY, encoded by the coding sequence ATGATGTTGGTTCTTGGTATTGGCAATACCTTACTGCAAGACGAAGGTATTGGTATTCATCTCCTTCAGTATTTGGAAGCACAGTATCCAAATCTGCCAAATGTTACCTATCTCGACGGTGGCACGCTCAGTTTTATCCTAGCGAGCGAAATCGAATCCCACACACATTTATTGGTACTGGATGCCGTGGAATTACATGCGCCGCCCGGTACAGTGTGTTGTTACCGCAATCAGGCAATGGATGAATTCCTTGGCACAGCCAAACGCAGTGCGCATGAAGTCGGTTTATTAGACCTATTATCAATCGCCCGCCTTGCGGATGCCTTACCGCGTGAACGTGCCTTAATTGGTATTCAATACGCCACCTTTGCGTGGGGTTTAGAACTCACCCCCCCCGTAGCTGCCAATATTCCCCGCGCTGCCGAACAAGCCGCGCAACTGTTACAAGAATGGCAAACCGATATGCAGTTCGCGCCTGCATCATTTTATTAG
- a CDS encoding hydrogenase expression/formation C-terminal domain-containing protein, which produces MSVTGNLKPVLHEIRHALQTLIEQGQPTMLDLNGIPFSPSELAELETFLGQGEIAIELDVLGKTRIQECSYAGIWRIQHFNEQDKRIGYFIEVDHVPEILRSQSDDIVEGLNTLSGILAMEAEVTDD; this is translated from the coding sequence ATGTCTGTTACTGGCAATCTCAAACCTGTCTTACACGAAATTCGTCACGCCTTGCAAACCTTGATTGAACAAGGTCAACCCACGATGCTGGATTTAAATGGCATTCCCTTTAGCCCTAGTGAATTAGCAGAACTCGAAACGTTTTTAGGGCAAGGTGAAATTGCAATTGAACTGGATGTCTTAGGCAAGACGCGTATTCAAGAATGCAGTTATGCAGGAATTTGGCGTATTCAGCATTTCAATGAACAAGATAAACGCATCGGTTACTTCATTGAAGTAGATCACGTTCCGGAAATTTTACGCTCGCAATCTGACGATATAGTCGAAGGGTTAAACACCCTGTCTGGCATTTTGGCAATGGAAGCTGAGGTGACAGATGACTAA
- a CDS encoding hydrogenase small subunit codes for MTKFNAPTVGEQLRENGISRRAFLKFCGLLASSMALAPSMIPKLAAALEKASRPSVIWLSFQECTGCAESITRAHSPSLEGLIFDTISLDYQHTLQAAAGEAAEQARDEAMQANYGKYVLIVDGSIPLGNAGYSTIAGVSNLDMLKQVAKGAAAIIALGSCAAYGGLPQANPNPTGAVSVADIIKDKPIINVPGCPPIPVVITGVIAHFLAFGLPALDHLGRPKAFYGQNIHDRCYRRPFYERGLFAETFDDEGAKQGWCLYKLGCKGPITYNACATTKWNDGTSFPIESGHGCIGCSEPGFWDFGGLYNPVSLPSSLSRQHVVFATGIGVAAGVAIAALNKQTKQQAKQTREPVNVDELNREVQP; via the coding sequence ATGACTAAGTTTAATGCGCCCACTGTGGGCGAACAGTTACGCGAAAATGGCATTTCACGGCGCGCTTTTCTAAAGTTTTGTGGCTTATTAGCATCCAGTATGGCTTTAGCGCCCAGCATGATTCCGAAATTAGCAGCAGCACTGGAAAAAGCAAGCCGTCCTTCGGTGATTTGGCTTTCGTTTCAGGAATGTACGGGTTGTGCAGAATCCATTACACGCGCACATAGCCCCAGTTTAGAAGGCTTAATTTTTGATACGATTTCCTTAGATTATCAACACACTTTACAAGCCGCAGCGGGGGAGGCTGCTGAGCAAGCGCGTGATGAAGCGATGCAAGCCAATTATGGTAAGTATGTGCTGATTGTGGATGGCTCGATTCCGCTGGGCAATGCAGGCTATTCGACCATTGCAGGCGTGAGCAATCTGGATATGCTGAAACAGGTTGCGAAAGGCGCAGCGGCAATTATTGCGCTGGGGTCGTGTGCCGCTTATGGCGGTTTACCACAAGCCAACCCGAATCCTACAGGTGCGGTATCGGTAGCCGATATTATAAAAGATAAGCCGATTATTAATGTACCGGGTTGCCCGCCGATTCCGGTGGTGATTACCGGTGTGATTGCCCATTTCTTAGCGTTTGGCTTGCCCGCCTTAGATCATTTAGGGCGGCCGAAAGCCTTTTATGGGCAAAATATTCATGACCGTTGTTATCGTCGTCCGTTTTATGAACGCGGCTTATTCGCGGAAACGTTTGATGATGAAGGCGCAAAACAAGGCTGGTGTTTGTATAAATTAGGTTGTAAAGGCCCGATTACCTATAACGCCTGTGCGACTACCAAGTGGAATGATGGCACGAGCTTTCCGATTGAATCTGGGCATGGTTGCATTGGTTGTTCTGAACCGGGCTTTTGGGATTTCGGCGGCTTATATAACCCTGTGTCTTTACCTAGCAGTTTATCCCGTCAGCATGTGGTGTTTGCCACAGGGATTGGGGTGGCAGCCGGGGTTGCGATTGCTGCTTTAAATAAACAAACCAAGCAACAAGCTAAACAAACGCGTGAACCCGTGAATGTGGATGAATTAAATCGGGAGGTGCAGCCATGA